In Acidobacteriota bacterium, one genomic interval encodes:
- a CDS encoding CAAX prenyl protease-related protein, which translates to MFNKITASPLLVRVLPFALFAALTMLQGRLGPDSQYWVYALKTALGAWCLWVMRPYVREMRWKFSWEAVVVGAGVFALWVGLDGHYPLLAERSSGFNPSAAYGPGSLLALFYIAVRTLGSTLVVPPLEEVFYRSFVYRYLVRPDFLGVPLRHFSVRALAITAVVFGIGHFEWLPGILCALAYQGLVLYKNRLGDAITAHAVTNLLLALWVVTRSQYQFW; encoded by the coding sequence ATGTTCAATAAAATAACGGCTTCACCCCTCCTGGTCCGCGTCCTTCCCTTCGCCCTCTTCGCCGCCCTGACCATGCTCCAGGGGCGCCTGGGCCCCGATTCGCAATACTGGGTCTACGCGCTCAAGACCGCGCTCGGCGCCTGGTGCCTCTGGGTGATGCGCCCATACGTCCGGGAAATGAGATGGAAATTTTCCTGGGAGGCGGTCGTGGTCGGGGCGGGGGTTTTCGCCCTTTGGGTAGGGCTCGACGGGCACTACCCGCTCCTGGCCGAGCGCTCCAGCGGTTTTAACCCTTCCGCCGCCTACGGTCCCGGCAGTCTGCTCGCCCTCTTCTACATCGCCGTCCGCACCCTCGGCTCCACTCTCGTGGTCCCGCCGCTCGAAGAGGTCTTCTACCGCTCCTTCGTCTACCGCTACCTGGTCCGGCCCGATTTCCTGGGTGTCCCGCTCCGGCACTTCAGCGTGCGCGCCCTCGCGATCACCGCCGTCGTCTTCGGGATCGGCCACTTCGAGTGGCTCCCCGGCATCCTCTGCGCCCTGGCCTACCAGGGCCTGGTCCTCTACAAGAACCGGCTGGGGGACGCGATCACGGCCCATGCCGTCACCAATCTCCTGCTCGCCCTCTGGGTCGTCACCCGCAGCCAGTATCAATTCTGGTAG
- a CDS encoding protease inhibitor I42 family protein, with protein sequence MNQDTGAKTQAEVSQADGEQNGPVIVVDKQFNNREIKVRKGGLFVVELEQLGSAGYEWVVSELDETSFEIVQVDTLEEPQPGDVTGAPVTRQWRIRAKKEGNPSIRFLHRRPWEGPEEASDRFELKVRILP encoded by the coding sequence ATGAACCAGGACACCGGCGCGAAAACCCAGGCTGAGGTCTCACAGGCGGACGGGGAACAGAACGGTCCCGTCATCGTCGTCGACAAACAGTTCAATAACCGCGAAATCAAGGTGAGAAAAGGCGGCCTGTTTGTGGTCGAGCTCGAGCAGCTGGGGTCGGCCGGCTACGAATGGGTGGTATCGGAACTCGACGAGACTTCCTTCGAAATCGTGCAGGTGGACACCCTGGAGGAACCGCAGCCCGGCGACGTCACCGGCGCCCCGGTCACCCGGCAATGGCGGATCCGGGCGAAGAAGGAAGGGAATCCCTCCATCCGTTTTTTGCATCGCAGGCCCTGGGAAGGTCCGGAAGAAGCTTCGGACCGCTTCGAACTCAAGGTCCGAATTCTCCCCTGA